One segment of Streptomyces sp. NA02950 DNA contains the following:
- a CDS encoding DNA cytosine methyltransferase, translated as MAFFVPCLSRSDLDFTDLFCGAGGSSTGLVDAGYILRLAANHDPVAIRTHMANHPMAEHICENLNTYEKRRLPRTRVLWGSPICTEIAPCGGRKRTRGQTALDIDGVARAETYERTRATALDIIAAADVHRYDAVLCENVLEFATDWELFDWWLNGMAILGYNHQIVCASSAHLGGVDNPLAPQLRDRLYVCFTREGIPLPDLEVRPEAICPECGPVQARQVWRNPRRRKIGKWGVQYDYRCPNRACGHLILEPTTRPVAEVIDWSRPGRRVGDGRPDRKKFTPYAPSTQARIALGLRMFGTDPHVAMLRRNGTAVPVTGPVPTLNAQGRHHALVIPNGRKGLPRTTSEPLTTIATKQHHSLVRPAPAVEDCTIRMFIPSELMAVQRFPSDYTVHGNQTEQILQAGNAVSVNAAHWLGERLLPCLA; from the coding sequence GTGGCGTTCTTCGTGCCGTGCCTCAGCAGGAGCGATCTGGACTTCACCGATCTGTTCTGCGGAGCCGGTGGCAGCTCCACGGGTTTGGTCGACGCCGGATACATCCTGCGGCTGGCCGCCAACCACGACCCGGTTGCCATCCGCACGCACATGGCCAACCACCCGATGGCCGAGCACATCTGTGAAAACCTCAACACCTACGAAAAGCGCCGCCTCCCGCGCACGCGAGTGCTGTGGGGCTCGCCGATCTGCACGGAGATCGCCCCGTGCGGCGGCCGCAAGCGCACCCGAGGGCAGACCGCCCTCGACATCGACGGTGTAGCCAGGGCCGAGACCTACGAGCGCACCCGGGCCACCGCTCTGGACATCATCGCCGCGGCCGACGTGCACCGCTACGACGCGGTGCTGTGCGAGAACGTCCTGGAGTTCGCGACCGACTGGGAGCTGTTCGACTGGTGGCTGAACGGCATGGCGATCCTGGGCTACAACCACCAGATCGTTTGCGCCTCCTCCGCTCACCTCGGCGGTGTGGACAACCCGCTCGCGCCGCAGCTCCGCGACCGCCTCTACGTCTGCTTCACCCGAGAGGGCATCCCGCTTCCCGACCTCGAGGTCCGCCCGGAGGCCATCTGCCCCGAGTGCGGGCCCGTCCAGGCCCGGCAGGTCTGGCGCAACCCGCGCCGCCGGAAGATCGGCAAGTGGGGCGTTCAGTACGACTACAGGTGCCCCAACCGAGCGTGTGGCCACCTGATCCTGGAGCCGACGACCCGGCCGGTGGCCGAGGTCATCGACTGGAGCCGCCCCGGCCGCCGAGTCGGCGATGGCCGTCCCGACCGCAAGAAGTTCACCCCCTACGCCCCGTCCACCCAAGCCCGCATCGCCCTCGGCCTCCGGATGTTCGGTACGGACCCGCACGTGGCCATGCTCCGGCGCAACGGCACCGCGGTTCCCGTCACCGGCCCCGTGCCGACGCTGAATGCCCAGGGGCGTCACCACGCGTTGGTCATCCCCAACGGCCGCAAAGGGCTCCCGCGTACGACCAGCGAACCGCTCACGACGATCGCCACCAAGCAGCACCACTCCCTGGTGCGTCCCGCCCCGGCCGTCGAAGACTGCACGATCCGCATGTTCATCCCGAGCGAGCTGATGGCCGTGCAGCGATTCCCCAGCGACTACACCGTGCACGGGAATCAGACCGAGCAGATCCTCCAGGCAGGCAACGCCGTCAGTGTCAACGCCGCGCACTGGCTCGGCGAACGCCTTCTTCCCTGCCTCGCCTGA
- a CDS encoding phosphoadenosine phosphosulfate reductase, translating to MNTLFDLPPPRSTVTRAWTPALRDYDLIAFSDSSGKDSHAALAVTTEGARADGVLDRVFTFHASLGPLEWPSVTFQGRRYPSSGELAALHSTAYGIPAERHIEVQRTVKDAAGELVPYSLLTFIAERGMWPVQGDAQFCTGDWKTKRIFAAWTPLVRQMRPGLGRPVRILNVLGLRAEESPQRSKRPPYRNILRNGNRHVDEWLPIRDWSIQDVRRLCDASGIPHHWTYDSVPGAGDWGGSSRCSCSLCIMGSLNDLILAARRRPRLTALYAEVERVRGHHFRRDLSIAALVELAKRPGGPAPGVVLPDDGPEFDALEDTVRAALTEPPRRKLKTMPNAPRQLDLLDFGTCSGCGL from the coding sequence ATGAACACACTGTTCGATCTGCCGCCGCCCAGGAGCACCGTCACCCGCGCCTGGACCCCGGCCCTGCGCGACTATGACCTGATTGCCTTCAGCGATTCCAGCGGCAAGGACTCCCATGCTGCTCTCGCGGTCACCACCGAGGGGGCCCGGGCCGACGGAGTGCTTGACCGGGTGTTCACCTTCCACGCCAGCCTGGGGCCCCTCGAATGGCCCTCGGTGACATTCCAGGGACGGCGGTACCCCAGCTCCGGCGAACTCGCCGCACTGCACAGCACCGCGTACGGGATCCCGGCCGAACGGCACATCGAGGTGCAGCGCACCGTGAAGGACGCGGCCGGGGAACTCGTGCCGTACAGCCTGCTCACGTTCATCGCTGAGCGCGGCATGTGGCCGGTCCAGGGCGACGCGCAGTTCTGCACGGGCGACTGGAAGACCAAACGGATCTTCGCCGCGTGGACACCGCTGGTGCGCCAGATGCGGCCGGGCCTCGGCCGCCCGGTGCGCATCCTGAACGTCCTCGGGCTGCGCGCCGAGGAGAGTCCCCAGCGGTCCAAGAGGCCGCCCTACCGCAACATCCTGCGCAACGGCAACCGGCACGTGGACGAGTGGCTGCCGATCCGGGACTGGTCCATCCAGGACGTCCGCCGCCTCTGCGACGCCTCCGGCATCCCCCACCACTGGACGTACGACTCGGTGCCCGGAGCGGGAGACTGGGGCGGTTCCTCTCGGTGCAGTTGCTCCTTGTGCATCATGGGCAGCCTCAACGACCTCATCCTGGCCGCACGCAGGCGCCCGCGGCTCACTGCGCTGTATGCCGAGGTCGAGCGGGTCCGCGGGCACCACTTCCGCCGGGATCTGTCCATCGCCGCGCTGGTCGAACTGGCGAAGCGGCCGGGTGGGCCGGCACCCGGGGTCGTCCTCCCCGACGACGGGCCGGAGTTCGACGCCCTGGAAGACACCGTCCGTGCTGCCCTCACCGAGCCGCCCCGCCGGAAGCTCAAGACCATGCCGAACGCCCCCCGACAACTCGACCTGCTGGACTTCGGCACCTGCTCCGGATGCGGACTGTGA